A window of Acidimicrobiia bacterium genomic DNA:
CCGCTCGCGCACCATGAGATGAGCTTCTTGCTGCCGTACTTCCTCAAGGAAGGGCGAGGTCGCCTCGACACCTACTTCACGCGCGTCTACAACCCGGTGTGGACGAACCCCGATGGCTTCTCGTGGATCGAGGTCCTCACCGACGAGGACAAAGTGGGTTGCCATGTGGCACTCACCCCGACATGGTCGGAGACCGCGTGGTTCGCTGATTACGTGCTGCCCATGGGTGTCGGCGCCGAGCGCCACGATCTCGCGTCGTACGAGACTCACTCGAGTCGCTGGATCGGTTTCCGCCAGCCCGTCTTCCGGGTGTTCGCCGAGCAACAGGGCGAATCGGTGAAGCGCACGCACGAAGTCAACCCTGGAGAGGTCTGGGAGGAGGACGAGTTCTGGATCGACCTCGCGTTCCACATCGACCCTGACGGCGACCTCGGGATCCGGACGCACTTCGAGAGCCCCGAGCGGCCGGGTGAGCCGATCTCCATGGACGAGTACTACGGGTCGCTTTTCACGAACTCCGTCCCGGGCTTGCCCGACAAGGCGGCCGAGGAGGGGTTGAGCCCACTCGCGTACATGCGCAAGTACGGCGCGTATGAGCTCCCGGGAGACATGTACGCCGTGCACGAACGCGAAGTCGGTGCCGACGAGCTCGTGGAAACGGTCACTGGTGCGGACGGCGTGTACCGCAAGCCGGGAACCGCTGGTCTGCACGAATCGCTCGCCGAGATCGAGGGCCACATGCCCTTCATCGGCGATGGCTCCGTCGGTGTCGAAGTCGACGGCGTGGTGCGCTTCGGGTTCCCGACCCCGAGCCGCAAGCTCGAGCTGTACTCGCCGACGCTCGCGGAGTGGGGCTGGCCCGAGTATGCGCTGCCGACCTGGATCCCGAGCCACGTGCACTGGGAGGACCTCGACCTGGAAGGAGGAGAGCGCATGCTGGTCCCCACCTTCCGGCTGCCGACGCTCATCCACACCCGCTCGGGGAACGCCAAGTGGCTCAACGAGATCAGCCACGGTCACCCGCTGTGGGTGCATCCCTCCGACGCCGACGCGCTCGGTCTCGACACGAACGCGCTCGTGCGCATCACCACGCGCACCGGGTACTTCGTGATGCGCGCGTGGCGCACCGAGGGCATTCGACCGGGTGTCGTGGCCGCGTCCCACCACATGGGCCGCTGGCGCCTCCAGGAGGAGCAGGGCAACGAGCGCTGGTCCTCAGGACTCGCCGCGCTCGGACGCGAGGCGGACAGCCACTGGACGCTTCACAGCGACCACGGTGTCGCGCCGTTCGAGAGCTCGGACGCCGACTCGAGTCGGATCTGGTGGACGGATGCTGGGGTTCACCAGAACCTCACGTTCGCGCCTCAGCCCGACCCGGTCAGCGGCATGCACTGCTGGCTCCAACGCGTACGCATCGAGCCTGCCCGTCCGGGTGACCGGTATGGCGACATCGCGGTGGACACCGCGGCATCGATGGCCGCCTACCGCGAGTGGATCGCCAAGACTCGCCCCGGACCCGGGCCTGGCAATCTGCGCCGGCCGCTGTGGTTCGCGCGTCCGGTGAAGCCGACGGCCTCCGCCTACGAGCACCGAACCGCCGGATGACCACGGCCACCTCGGTCTTCGACCTCGTGGACTCGGCCCGGCGCCGGGCGCGCCTCGCCGCGGTGCTCGGACACTTGCTCGCCGAGGAGCCGCGACACGAGCTGGGGGAGCTCGTGGCCACCGTCCCCGAGCTCGCTGCACTTGCCGAACCGGACCCGACCCTGGCCGCGGCCTTCGAGCGGATACTCATTCGCGAGGTGCCGCTCCACGAGAGTGTGTTCACTGGTCCCGACGGTCGACGCGGCGGACCGACGGT
This region includes:
- a CDS encoding molybdopterin dinucleotide binding domain-containing protein, encoding MSSREILDRLADAAADVALERLLPGTALTSYPPVDQWHDHAEYDPEEWKHGRKVERRYSLIPTTCFNCEACCGLLAYVDKATGEIRKFEGNPAHPASRGRNCAKGPATLTQVYDPERILYPLKRSGPRGSGQWQRTTWDEALADIGGRVGRAFRESRHDEVMYHVGRPGDDSYIERVLHAWGIDGHNSHTNICSSGARLGYATWMGFDRPSADFANAQVIFLISSHLEAGHYFNPHAQRVIEGKMRGAKIITVDPRLSNTASMSDYWFAPWPGTEAFLLLTIARLLLEADTWDREFVRRWVNWEAYLRESRPDLEPVFASVEPALLDLYADYTPERAEQVCGVDARRIQEVAAVIGGALGRFASHNWRASAAGNEGGWQTARCLMLLNVLTGSVGTVGGTSANGWNKFIPVPPKAVHPQSRWNDLTWPLEYPLAHHEMSFLLPYFLKEGRGRLDTYFTRVYNPVWTNPDGFSWIEVLTDEDKVGCHVALTPTWSETAWFADYVLPMGVGAERHDLASYETHSSRWIGFRQPVFRVFAEQQGESVKRTHEVNPGEVWEEDEFWIDLAFHIDPDGDLGIRTHFESPERPGEPISMDEYYGSLFTNSVPGLPDKAAEEGLSPLAYMRKYGAYELPGDMYAVHEREVGADELVETVTGADGVYRKPGTAGLHESLAEIEGHMPFIGDGSVGVEVDGVVRFGFPTPSRKLELYSPTLAEWGWPEYALPTWIPSHVHWEDLDLEGGERMLVPTFRLPTLIHTRSGNAKWLNEISHGHPLWVHPSDADALGLDTNALVRITTRTGYFVMRAWRTEGIRPGVVAASHHMGRWRLQEEQGNERWSSGLAALGREADSHWTLHSDHGVAPFESSDADSSRIWWTDAGVHQNLTFAPQPDPVSGMHCWLQRVRIEPARPGDRYGDIAVDTAASMAAYREWIAKTRPGPGPGNLRRPLWFARPVKPTASAYEHRTAG